AATTTACCTGAACCCAGTTGTAAAGGTGCCTTCATTACATGAATaattttatgtaatgtgttttttgttgtacTTGTTGGctttcactatgtgttaatactCACGCAGTGTTTACTGTGATTTGCAAAGGGCCAGCAGCAGAGTTGGAGTGGTGTTTGCCCCAGCACCTAAATAAACGGCGCGGTCCAAGCAACAAATTGAATGCCTGTGTCTGACTGGTCTCTCTACTGTGCACCCCAATCCAACACAAAACTACACAACGCAGAGTCCGGGGTGTAGGGAGGCCCCTGCACTGGTTGGGTTACAATTGCAAAGCAGTAATAAGACCTTCCGGCAGTGTGATGCCCGGTTCTTCCTTTATTCCCGATTCGCAAATGCAGCAGCAGGGTTCTTGTCATCGAGTTGACAGTTTCTCACATGATCTACACAGAGTTTCCAGTTTCTATGCATTTATCATGGCAAAAAGCAGCAATGAATCCTACTAGCAGTGGGATGTCAGGTTCTTTCTTTATCCCTCATTCGCAAAGCAGCAGCAAGCTTCTATCAATGAGTTGCCAGTCTCTCTGCATTTACCATCAGAAAAAAACAGCCAATCCTTCTAGCTCTCGGATGCGAGGTTCCCTATTTCTGTCATTtgcaaaatgcagcagcaagcTTTTGGCACTGGAATGCCaggttctttctttttctttaatttgcaAATGCAGCAGCATGCTCTCTACCATCGAGTTGCCAGTTTCTCTGCATTCATCATGgcaaaaagcagcagcaaaTTGTCCTACCACTGGGACGCCAATTTCTCCATATCTAGCCTTCATATGCTAAGCAGCTGATGTTCCTTTTGGCACTAAGAAAACCAGGATCTCTGTCTCTATTCTTCATTTGCAAATGCAGACAATAGCTCTTTGCACCAAGATTCCAGGTTGTGTTCCGTAACCTTCCTACGCAAATACAGCAGCTCACTCTTCCAGCACTGGATTAGCAGCTTCTGCCATCAATCATtcgcaaaaaacccaaaacaaccaaaatgtcatgatcctgggtcttttgacccagcgttttgtgttttctattattgtgattttggttctgttcttcctcagtTTAGTGTTTAGTCTTTTCTGCCCGTGTATTCCTGTGTCAAGTCCAcgtttcttagtctgtgtccttgcatgtgtaagttcctgttttattttgtaggtctgtgtctctCGTTAGTGTTTCTAGTTTCACTCCCCTTGTCTCGTTATGTCCAATTACTCCCAGCCGTgcctccctcctgtttcccatttccTGATtgccctgtgtgtatttaagccctgtgttttctcgtgtgtgttgctggttcgtctgtgtatCTTCCTCCGTCCTCCTTTGGTTTCCCTGTATCCTGCTACGTCTCCCTGCATCTCTGTTTCATGTCTCaagatttcaggtttgtttttccttAGCTTTTCCCAGTTCAGGTTACTCTTTGGTTTTTGCTTGTGTCCACCACGTTCCTGTTTCGTTCGCCCCTCATGTAAATAAAGCTCGCTCACTTCTGAAGCagtctgcatcttgggtccttaaTAACACACACACGGCTTGCCCCGGCAACCCGTGATAGTACGAACCAGCCAGCATGGACCCAGCAGTTTGCAACCCTTCTGAGGAGCTAAAAGATGACATCATTTACAATGTTGAGATACTCCTCAACCTGTGGCTGGAACACCCCCCGGAGGAGCTTCGTTGCGCGGTGGAAACACACCTACAGCAGCTCTTCTCTGGTCTTCCGTGGCTGTTTGGATCGCTTTCCCCGACCATACAGGCCTTTCTTCAGAACACACCACACCTTCTCCCAGCCACCACTGCTTCACTGCCTGACCCACTGGATGTGGTTTTGCCCGGCCCGTCTGAGCCATCTGCGGGGAGGAAACGGCGCGTCACCCCACAGCCGGACGTGGGGACTTCAGAAttgccggctgtggtgagtgaggactctttttctgttttggactGTGGAACTGTTTATTCCGGGGCTGTGTTTTGTGCGGCAGATAATAATATGAACAGCTTATCGCCTGCTCAGCAGCCTTcggctcagttagctgcccagccacaAGCTCGTTTAGCTGCCCAGCCACAAGCTCGTTTAGCTGCCCAGCCACAAGCTCATTTAGCTGCCCAGCCACAAGCTCGTTTAGCTGCCCAGCCACAAGCTCGTTTACCTGCCCAGCAGTCACCAGTGTCCCcgctacctgtagctcagtctccactAGCACGGTCTCCAGGGTCTCCCGTAGTTCAGCTGTCAGTGTCTCCAGTGTCTCCCGTAGTTCAGCTTCCAGTGTCTCCAGCCTcgctacctgtagctcagtctccagccTCGCTACCCGTAGCCCAGGCTCCAGTGTCcccgctacccgtagctcagGCTCCAGTGTCACCGCTAGCTCTGTCACTCATTCTGTCACCAGTCTCACTCATTCATTCCATGCAGGGAGAAAATCTAATTTCCACCCAGGGTGTTTCTCGCGTTTTAGCTGCTTTGGGCACAGTTATGCACTCCCCAGAGGCTAGGTTTCAGTCCCCAGCTGATTCTGGATCCCTGAAGGTTAAGCAACCCCAAGAGAACTACACCATGTCAGCACTGTCTGGGCAGAGCCAGTGCTCAGTGCAGCGCCAGTTGCCTTCATGTCTGCCAGAGGACTCCATGCTTGCTGGCTTTGGGATagcctccgctggagggtccgagggatcCGTCCAGCCTGCTTCGCCTCCGGCGCCTCCGTCTCCAGCTTCCATGCcatcgcctgcagcgccaccgcctccggcttccacgttGTCGCCTCCGGCGccaccgtctccggcttccacgccgtcgcctgcagcaccACCGTCTCTGGCTTCCacaccgtcgcctgcagcgccaccgtcTCCGACTTCCatgccgtcgcctgcagcgccttcatcctcgtctggtccagccttcGTGTCTTCgccctcgtctggtccagcctccttGTCGTCgccctcgtctggtccagcctccgtgtcttcgccctcgtctggtccagcctccgtgtctacgccttcgtctggtccagcctccgtgtcgtCGCCCTCGTCTGGTCTAGCCTCCGTGTCGTCgccctcgtctggtccagcctccgtgtcttcgccctcgtctggtccagcatcCGTGTCTTCGCCCTCGCCTTGTCCAGCCTCATCATCCCTgcctgcagcagcctcatcatccccgcctgcagcagcctcatcatccccgcctgcagcagcctcatcatccccgcctgcagcagcctcatcatctccgcctgcagcagcctcatcatctccgcctgcagcagcctcatcagcctcgcctgcagcagcctcatcagcctcgcctgcagcagcctcatcagcctcgcctgcagcagcctcatcatccccgcctgcagcagcctcatcagcctcgcctgcagcagcctcatcAGCCTCGCCTGCAGCTTCGCCTTCGTCCACTCCAGCCTCTGCAGCGTCAGCTTCGCCTTCGTCCACACCTGCAGCTTcgccttcgcctggtccagcttcgcCTTTGCCTTCAGCGTCGCCTTTGCCTGCCTCGTCTGCGctttcagcgtcgcctggtcctgcctcgtctgcGCCTTCagcctcgtctggtcctgcgGTTGACTCACCACTTCCTCGTCCACACCCAGCATGGCCGGCCTTACCTCGACTTCACCAGCCACTTTCCAGGCCACTGGCTGGGCGTCATTACCGCCGTGGGCAGCCTCCGGACCAGCACTGTCGTCTCCTTCGCCTGCGTCGCCGCAGCTGCCTTCcgcgcggccggcctccggaccgcCTCTGTCGTCGTCGCCGCTgctgccttccgcacggccggcctcTGGACCAGCTCTGTTgtcgtcgccgccgctgccttccgcgCAGCCTTCCGCGCAGCCGGCCTCCAGACGCCCTTTACCTGAGTTGCCGCCGTTGCCTTCCGCACGCTCGGCCTCTGGACCAGCTCTGTCACCTGCGTCACTACCACTTTTCACGTGGTCGGCCCCCTGACTTACTCTATGAACTGTTGAGCCGCCATCTGCTGgcccggccccctgaactggtCAGTTTTGGacccctgtgctgctggcctcCCGGTCAGCTCCCTGAACTGGTTTTGGACTTCGAACTTTTGGGCCGGCGACCTCCGGGTCGACCCCCTGAAATGGACTGTTTTGGACCCCTGTCTTACTGGCCTCCCGCTCAGCCGCCTGAACTGAGTTGTGTTGAACTGTTGTGCCGCGGGCTCTGTGCCAGCCCCCTGAACTGCATTTGGACTATTTTCTTGGgctccagtgtttcctgtggactgtttttgttttccgtTTTGATTTTCCAGAGGTGTGGGACTctccccagcctcaggctcaggttgaaaaggtgctccatcaccccacacagttggtctgcgCAAGACCTGACAACCcttgagctgatgccatctggacccgctgccttttCAGCTTTAATCCacagggggggagggggggtatCTATTTTAATTTTCAAGTTAATttcaatgtatttatttatacagcaccaaaacacaacaaaagtggCTTCAGGGCGATTAATGTTTTAAGGTAGACactacaataacacatacagagagaaacccaacaatcatatgacctcctatgagcaagcactttggcgacagtaggaaggaaaaactcacttttaacaggaagtaacctccgacagaaccaggctcagggaggggcggggccatctgctgcgaccagttggggtgagagaaggaagacaggataaagacatgctgtggaagagagacagagattaataacaagtacgaTTCGGTGCAGAGAGTTTTATTAACACATAAGCTGTgtccagtagcggtttttgataggggcgccagagggagtgtttgcccagggcaccaaacaggctaggactgccactggctgtgtcccaaaacgtaggcCACATCCTTCGGAGGAACCCGGCCTTCGCAGTCTACATGGaccgggtccttcgaagaccgacAAGGCCGGAAGTGtgaggctgtgaaattggacggtctaacCTTCagattagcgtcaccgctgtctgggtggagtttaataaacccGGCCGTCTGCTCTTTGCTATCTAAactataacaggacactggagtaaactctcgaccatctcacacttctgtttaatcaggtttctgtttgatgtttattcagctgtgtgaaaaccacccgatggattaataaagttttatttaatctaataactttgatctcagccaaaccgatttactctggatagagctgggcgatataagatttcttcatatcacgatatgtttttttcatttcaggcgataacgatatatatcacgatataagccaaataactatatttgtaagatttaaatgtgccgttgctcacaagtaaaatgtgaaataatcagcagcttgttttgatttaaatatttatttcccataataagttcaacagggtagatgtacttaaggaacatcagacatcagtttcagataaataaaggcaaatattgcaaactacacaaaaggcagccgctaaagcgtttaagtttcaaaatagaacaaaacagactactaaattgtcaattccacttagaaacaaattattaattctaaaaataaatcttagtttgttttacagaagaacagacaaaattggctaacttttgtcaatatcaaataaactgagaactaaaaggaaattctcaatctctccttgttgtatagcttagcttttcaaacagttttaacagttactttagtctgacaaaagccaaatgacgaattagcgctttcagtcagagattgagcatgcaccggtttattgtatttcaagactttcggcacaatttacagtgcgcgctactctgttttttgtcagacttgaaatagccgaaataccttcacactacggaacttctatggcccttccgttcaacaatctctccggcactggaaccatcatctgttttttcttcggtaaccttcgctcacgctctcggttgatttttcttctagtcggcaaactcatttccttcattacccgggCGGCACGGCGGAtagctgcttcccaaacaaatacacatgtgcgccttggcacttgtgctgtacgtaacaagtcacgtgacgtgacgctgcggctgtgattggttcggctctgcgctacttaatttggattggctggtgttctttttttttttaagaggacaagagagatgaggcctatcgcaatagtttaatttttctatcgagaaaaagttatttcgcaatacatatcgttatcgttctattgCCCAGCTCTAACTCCGGAACAAATAACACaccaaaaaagccaaacaattacattttgaagttatctgagtgacttatatatcatgtttaacccgagtagcgaaagacagcggGGTCTGAAAACAATGAAGCCGGGAGTTTGCCGTTCTCGCCCCGgtcagctatcgagctggtgggtaacagacgtctcagaaaacgtcggagcacttttgcaaatatgcgatgtcttgataaactgagcagatatttgaagtttacacagctacattctcgcctgaaaatatcttaaaagtttattttgtgacccagaaagattaataagagtaacattaaaacttagtagctgCCGCGATTGTttgaaactggaattggctgggccgcgctatgaattctgggatatggtgggccacgaaggacacacccgacccatccttcaaacttggggaaatgaaggacgcatttgtcggacacatttgaaggagtcaacgaatttggacagccttcgttgcgtcgctgtgacgtcaaatgcggcctccgaaggatgcagcctacgttttgggacacagctatggtgagtgaagaagaaacacccagtgcatcatgggactcccccagcagtctacacctattgcagcataactaagggaggattcagggccAACTGATCCAGGCCTAACTATATAGTCtatgaaaaaggaaagttttattcctcccattctacttttaaatactctaggcaCAACAagtaactatatgctttagtaaacagctttagtgaaggttacaaatgatcttcttatggcctctgacagtggactcatctctgtgcttgtcctgctagacctcagtgcagcgttcgatactgccgaccataatatcctattagagcgattagagcacgctgtaggtattacaggtactgcactgcagtggtttgtatcatatctatctaatagactcaaatttgtacatgtaaatggagagtcatCTTGTCATGTTTGgtgctgtggcaggcaggatgtaggacccaaatgcaggctcataaacagaaaagtaaactcaaagaggcagctttattgctgtacATGCAAGAGCCAATTATAAAGTGCTAACCCAAACTCTGAAATCTAGAAACATGGAACTAAAACTAGGAAACTGGGGAAATTACAGcggacagagaaaaacacagggcttatatacacaacTCTGTAATGagggaacaggaaacaggagggaaacacagctagGACTAATCTGATATAACAAAgtgaggaggaagcaaaactgaaaacccAGGACACAAGACCTtcagagtaaaacaggaaatacaagaCAGGCACAGAGAAACCAACTAAACAAGGAGACACAGCACACGGAAGACAGAGCGAACATGAATCACAGAGACAAGAGTACCAAATGAGACATGGAGAGATGTCTAACTGGGGAAACGCACATGGCACACATGGAACACGGCAGCTCGAATGGAGACTCATACACTAGCATTTCCCCCACATTTGCAACTACAAACAGACCTGCAATACAAACTTATTCAGGAACAGTTTTTAACAAAAAGCCTGATTACACAACAACAGCAGTGATGGTGATACTGGCACAGTTTAACGTGGAGGCGGAGTATGTTTATGCACCATGACGAGTAAAGAGGCAGAGCTGTTACTGGTtgagtgaaagaaaacagtcaCAGTCCCTGTGATCACCATTAAAATCTTTACTGGGTAAAAGCTAGTGTGAGTCCATCAACAAAGCCCCTGATCAACAAACTCTGACATGAAGAAAAGTGAACTCTGTAGCTGCTCCATCCACCGCCGTTCATTTTACAAATAATCAGCAGTAAAGCTCCAGAAGTTGTATTAAAATACACGGACGAATTGATAACTTAGTCTGATGCATGTTTAAATTACACAGCTTAATGAAGGCTGAAGGACGCTGTCCAATTTTACATGGAAGCCATTAAGGGGGTGTCTAAAGGGTTTTCATAAAAGATTTTTAGATTGAAAGTGAAATTATATTAAATACTATCTAAATTAAATTGtggtaatatttaaaaatataaaaattaaagctTTTTTCAAAATCGAATAAAGCCAATAAAAATGTACACGGGCCAGTAAAACTCTGAGTCACTGACCTGAAGGATTTTAGGTTGGAAACAgaat
The window above is part of the Pelmatolapia mariae isolate MD_Pm_ZW linkage group LG14, Pm_UMD_F_2, whole genome shotgun sequence genome. Proteins encoded here:
- the LOC135933760 gene encoding golgin subfamily A member 6-like protein 2, whose product is MAAQQFIEAGPEAERAEGNGGNSGKGRLEAGCAEGCAEGSGGDDNRAGPEAGRAEGSSGDDDRGGPEAGRAEGSCGDAGEGDDSAGPEAAHGGNDAQPVAWKVAGEVEVRPAMLGVDEEVVSQPQDQTRLKAQTRQDQATLKAQTRQAKATLKAKAKLDQAKAKLQVWTKAKLTLQRLEWTKAKLQARLMRLLQARLMRLLQAGMMRLLQAAAGGDDEAAAGGDDEAAAGRDDEAGQGEGEDTDAGPDEGEDTEAGPDEGDDTEARPDEGDDTEAGPDEGVDTEAGPDEGEDTEAGPDEGDDKEAGPDEGEDTKAGPDEDEGAAGDGMEVGDGGAAGDGVEARDGGAAGDGVEAGDGGAGGDNVEAGGGGAAGDGMEAGDGGAGGEAGWTDPSDPPAEAIPKPASMESSGRHEGNWRCTEHWLCPDSADMV